GCCGAAGACAGTGGTTATCCCAACAAATCCTCGAAACATCGAACCCAAAAAAGGCGGCCGCCGGAGGGCAAGCCGGGTGAGAAGAACAACCCCGACGATAAAATCGAGTGACACGCGGTAAACCGCCCAGGCATCCAGGGGGTTCGAATCGATTTCATTTACGCTGCGTTGGCGGAACACAAGCGCACTGGCGAAGAGCAGCGCCCAAAGGAAGTGCCACCAGGTTAAACGGGCAAGCAGGCTGCGAATCCGGCTCAAACCTCCAACAAATCCCACGCCAAGCAAGAGCAATCCGAAGGGCAGGAACAGGAGCGCCAAAATGGACTTTCCTTCACCATAATGGTCCATCACTGCTATGATGCCGATAGTAGAGGCCACACCCAGAAGGACAAAGAACGGCGCAGCCCACGCCCACTGGCCATGCCGTGGCCCAGCAGGTACATAGGTCTCGGAAAAGTCACCGGCCTTCTGGATGTATCTCATTCCGATTCTCAAGAAACGAAGTGCTTGAGTTCAGTCCGCCCGCATGGCAGGGTTTTTTTTCTCCTTTCAATGCTTGTGGTGATTGCGCCCGTTGAGGAGGCCGAGAAAGAGGGCTTCAAACCTCTTAGTTACAGCGCTCGTGTCGTACTGCATGGCTTTCTCGAAGCCCAGGCCGCGGAACTGCACCCGAAGATCCCTGGAAGACAGCAGCTTGTTGATGGCATCGCCCATTACTTCCGGGTTCTCGGGAGGGACCAAAAGCCCGCAGCGGCCCCCATCGAGGATGTCCGCGGGGCCAAAGGGGCAGTCAAAGGCGACGACAGGAACACCCAGGCTCATCGCTTCCAAAATGACTGTAGGCAAGCCCTCATGCCGAGAGCTCAGTACAAAGCCTTCTGCCCTCGAAAGCAGCGGGTAGGGGTTGGGCTGGTAGCCGGGCATGAAGACCCGGTCGTGCAGCCCGAGGCTATCGGCCTGGGCCTGCAGGGCGGCCCGCTCTTCGCCTTCGCCCAGCAGCAGAAGATTTGAGTCATGGCCCGTTTGCACTACTTTCGCAAATGAATCGAGCAACAAGTCAAAACCCTTCCGCCGGGTCAGCCAGCCCATGCCGACGAGTGTTCGGCGGGCGAAAATGGCTTGCGCCCAGTCCGGAAGCGGCAATTCGCTCAGGCGCCTCACGTCGGCCACATTGACCGGATTGGGCAGGGAGATCACCTTGTTTGCACTTCCAGGCGACCACCGCACCAGATCTTCCGCGATACCTCGTGAAACCGCTACGAGGCGCGTGGCGCACGGATATAAGTAACGCGTGATCCAGGGATGCCCCCCCGGAAAGTCCTGTGCGGAACGGCCCGGGAGGTTGTGAATCCAACCGACCACGGGGCGGCCGGCCAATCGGCCAACAAGGATGGCTAAATCTATCGGCCGGCCGTCCTGCATTCCAAACACCGCGTCGCTCCGTCTGGCCAGCATAGCGAGCCGCCAAAGCACTCTGTGCATGTGACGATTGAGCTGACCTTCCTCCGGGGCGCCAAACTCCGGCACCAGCCCGCAGGGCGCCGGCGACTCGTGCTCCACCCGGTTGAGATAGAAAAGGCTTAGATCGAACCCAGACCGGCGTAGATGGTCGAGCAGCGTGCTCTGTACTCGCAGCACACCGCCGCCCGACAATTTTGAACCGGCCCTCCCGAGACTTCTGCCTATGCACAACAATTTCATCGTGCACGCTGCTCCAGAAGGATGGAAAATACACCCGTATTTAACGCTTCGCTGCGGGATTCGATTGTTTTCAGAAGTGTTTCGGTGGACCCGGCCCAGTGGCGCCGCTCTCTCACCCATCTGCTTGCCCAGGGTTCGTCCCAGAGCCTTTCGATCACCACTCCGGAGGAATAGCCCATGTCGCGCAGATGCTCGATCATCTGGTGTGCGCGTTTCCATTCAAATGCAAACGGATGAATTTCAACAAAGATGCGCGGCCTGTGTTTCTGCAGTAAGCGCTGAGCCCCCTCCAAGGCCATCATTTCACCCCCTTCCACGTCCATCCGCAGCACGGTGGGGTGGAATTCGGGAAACTCATCAAGCAGGTCATCCAGCTTTTTGGCCGGGACGGTTGTGGGCCGCGCCTGCAACAGATTCTGCTCACGGATGAGGCTGCCCCAACTGGGTATTTCCGATCCGTAAAATTCCACGGCCTTGCTTTGGTTGCTGATGGCCCACGGAAAAACCCGTATGTTCGTCAGTCGCGAGCGGGCCACGTTCCGTTCCAGGATGGTGAAGACGTCTGGGGCTGGCTCGAATCCCAAAACCCGGCCCGCCGGGCCCACAGCCCGGGCCGCCAAAAGCAGGTAGTAACCCAGATTCGACCCGACGTCGAGGACGTGGTCGCCTTCTTGAAGATGCTGGAGATAAACTCTGGTGCAAATCGGCTCGTGGGATCCCAGCAGTAAGATTTCCTCGCTCAGTCCCTTGACTGATGGGTGCAGCTCGAATTCCTGGTCGAGAAAACCCACGGTTATCGGCTTCGCGCCGCCACCTGAGTGCCAGGCGTCACAGCGCTGTCGAAAACGCGTGTACTGGTATCGCCAGAGGGCTTTCCGCAACACGAAACCGGGCCCATGCCGGTAGAAAAATTGGACCGCCTTCTTCAGGTACTGACTGGCGCTATTGCTTGGTCCTTCGGCGATCTCCAGCCGCATGCGGCGTGCACCGTCGATTTCCGGCGCATCGGCACCGGGCGCAGCGTTTTTGTACAGGCCCGGGATGTATGCAAGTTCGAGTCGATGTCGTTCTGACTCAGGCATTAGTCCTCCTAGTAAGGTTTGATCATTTGCTGGAAGTGGCAGATACATCGGGAGATGGTTTTTACTTGCGATGGGAACAGTCAAGGTCCGGCGGCAGATCCAAGCGTTGGGTAATTACTCTGCCTTCCAGGAAAGTTCGATAGAGTTGCGCATTGATTCCGCCGATCCAGCCCTTCCGTTCTCGCCGCGTCAGCAGGCGCGAAAAGTGATAGTAAAAGACCCTGGCCAGCGCCAGCGCTTTCACAAACTCCAGGACTTCCGTGGGGGTCGGTCCGTAACCTTGCCAGAAGGACTCCTCCCACGAGTGGACCACCGATTTCGGTATGAGCGGGTTTAAGAGCATTGCGCGGAGATCGGCAACCAATGCAAAGAGGTCGTAGTAAGTCGGCCGAAAACCAGATAACTCAAAGTCGATCACAGCAAGCTGCTTGTCGGCCGTGTTCCAAAGAAGATTTGATAGGCAGAAATCGCCGTGGGTGAGCGCCACCGGTACCTTGAAGCTGTCGCCTGCTGCCCTTTTCGTCAGCCAACCCTCCAGGATTCTCGATGCCACACTTTCGTAGTGGCCGGCGTCATCCTGCTTCTGCCGTGATGATTCAATGACGGTTTGGATGAGGTCACGGGCTGCAACGACCTCCATTCCCTCCTTCGAGGCATCGTGCACGCCGCGCAGCCAGCTTCCTGCCTTTAAAAGGGCCTCGGCACCAGCCTTCGCCATGGAGCTTCTCCAGCCCGACCACTTCAAGGCCCGGACAAGGGAAATGCCCCCGGCTTCCTCCCACACGATGGTCCTTGCTGACAACGACCTCCCCATCGGCACGGGTACCGAGCGGCCGCCCGAGAGCCTGAGCATTTTCAGCGTCATGTTCCATTCAGCATCAATCTGCTCGGTTATGGCCCTTACGGGCACAGAGTCGCGGGAGGGCGCCTCCCAGGGTGCCCGAAAACGCGGGGGAACCGGATAAGGATCTGCGAGCAGTATTTTCGCAAACAGCCTTTTCCCTTTCCACGCTCCCGAACAACACACCGCCAGCCTGGAAGTGTTATACCCATAGCGCTCTACGATCACGGACTGCGTTCTCGCGCAAAGCGCGCAGGCAATTCTTTCGCGGACGTCATTTGATCCTCGTAATATCATGTCCGTTCTGATATTCATTCCATCCGGGGCATGGGCTGCGTTACGGCGCGGGCGGGAGGCGTCGCGGCCCAGCAAACGTTGTTTGATAACAGTGTTCAAGTGGTTTCCCCCGGGTCTCATCTTGGCCCGGAGTGTAGTGCTGCCTTCACGTTTCGTGGTGAGGGCATCTTAATGCTTCAGGCATAAGGGCGAAAACGTGTGGCGATGAAGCAGAGCGAACGTGACGATCAACGCGACCGCGCTCGACGAGATCATTCCGAGTATCGCCCCCCAAAGTCCGAACGTCCATGTGAGGGGGATACCAGCCACGACATCGACTACGCTGGCTGCGCTATAGGCTGTAAAAACCAACGAGGGTGCATGCATCGCTCGCAGAATGATAGCTTGTGAAGTCGCCGAAATGCGAAGCACCGATGAAACGGCCAGCCAGGGGACCAGTCCGACGATTCCCAGATACTTGCCTGCATAAAGATGTTCCACGATCTGCCAGCGGAAGGTAACCATTATCAGCCAATAGAGTACTGTTCCTCCTGCATACATCATGGCAAGCTTTGCCGCCAGGTGGTGCGCGCCCGTTGAACTGTTCGCATGATGGACGCCTGCTGCATACGGGAGCGTCAGCATAGACATGGCCACGAATGCCTGGGCGATAGGGGAAGAGAAATTCGACAGTGCCTGTAGAGTCCCGGCTTCTGCCAATCCATGCGAGGTCCCAAGAATCGGCAAATAGACAGCACTTGAAAACCATACGGCCAGAGCGCTTCCAAGGGCCCAGCGCCCATAACCCCAGTGCCGGCGGACCACCTCGGACAATTTGAGCAGGCCCTGCTGCGGCTTCAGAGCGAATCCGAGCCGTCCCAGCATCATCGGAGCCATAGCGCCAGCGCCAGCAGCAATCAGCAGGAACGCTGCCAGCGGCGAAAGCCGCCCTCGGTAGAACACCAGCGACAACCCGCCTATAACGACAGCAAAGTACCCAACTGCTCCCAGGACTGCCTGGCGGGGGGAGAGCTTAACGTAAAAGCCCCTGCGCGCGAGCGAGAATAGCAGCATGCAGGGAGAGGCAATTGCCACGCCGATCAATGCCGCGGTGAGATGGCTGCGGGGCGAGACCATGCTCAGCACCCACGCGCATGCGCCAAGCCCCAGCACGATAGCGGAAGCAATCACAGCATGTACCCAAAGCAAAACCCCGAGGTATTCACGATTCGAGTCTCGATAAACGGAAGAACCGAACACACTGAGCGGTTCAAGGACCATGGCCGAATACCCTACGGAGAGGAACAGAAAAACCTGAAAGGCGAGAGCGTATGCCCCATACTCGTGTGGCGCCAGATTGCGCGCCAGCAAGATTCCCACAATGAAATTCGCCCCGGATATCAGGCCCTGGTCGAGAAGAGCCATGGCTCCCTTCGGAGACCATGCCCGGGCGCCGGCCCA
This window of the Terriglobia bacterium genome carries:
- a CDS encoding glycosyltransferase, with amino-acid sequence MKLLCIGRSLGRAGSKLSGGGVLRVQSTLLDHLRRSGFDLSLFYLNRVEHESPAPCGLVPEFGAPEEGQLNRHMHRVLWRLAMLARRSDAVFGMQDGRPIDLAILVGRLAGRPVVGWIHNLPGRSAQDFPGGHPWITRYLYPCATRLVAVSRGIAEDLVRWSPGSANKVISLPNPVNVADVRRLSELPLPDWAQAIFARRTLVGMGWLTRRKGFDLLLDSFAKVVQTGHDSNLLLLGEGEERAALQAQADSLGLHDRVFMPGYQPNPYPLLSRAEGFVLSSRHEGLPTVILEAMSLGVPVVAFDCPFGPADILDGGRCGLLVPPENPEVMGDAINKLLSSRDLRVQFRGLGFEKAMQYDTSAVTKRFEALFLGLLNGRNHHKH
- a CDS encoding FkbM family methyltransferase, with protein sequence MPESERHRLELAYIPGLYKNAAPGADAPEIDGARRMRLEIAEGPSNSASQYLKKAVQFFYRHGPGFVLRKALWRYQYTRFRQRCDAWHSGGGAKPITVGFLDQEFELHPSVKGLSEEILLLGSHEPICTRVYLQHLQEGDHVLDVGSNLGYYLLLAARAVGPAGRVLGFEPAPDVFTILERNVARSRLTNIRVFPWAISNQSKAVEFYGSEIPSWGSLIREQNLLQARPTTVPAKKLDDLLDEFPEFHPTVLRMDVEGGEMMALEGAQRLLQKHRPRIFVEIHPFAFEWKRAHQMIEHLRDMGYSSGVVIERLWDEPWASRWVRERRHWAGSTETLLKTIESRSEALNTGVFSILLEQRAR
- a CDS encoding phosphotransferase, whose protein sequence is MILRGSNDVRERIACALCARTQSVIVERYGYNTSRLAVCCSGAWKGKRLFAKILLADPYPVPPRFRAPWEAPSRDSVPVRAITEQIDAEWNMTLKMLRLSGGRSVPVPMGRSLSARTIVWEEAGGISLVRALKWSGWRSSMAKAGAEALLKAGSWLRGVHDASKEGMEVVAARDLIQTVIESSRQKQDDAGHYESVASRILEGWLTKRAAGDSFKVPVALTHGDFCLSNLLWNTADKQLAVIDFELSGFRPTYYDLFALVADLRAMLLNPLIPKSVVHSWEESFWQGYGPTPTEVLEFVKALALARVFYYHFSRLLTRRERKGWIGGINAQLYRTFLEGRVITQRLDLPPDLDCSHRK